A genomic window from Ignavibacteria bacterium includes:
- a CDS encoding FAD-dependent oxidoreductase, which produces MKPESGKTESIWMGTFDVPIFNSLKNDTNADVCIIGAGITGLTCAYMLMKSGKSVIVVDDGNIGGGESSRTTAHITNVIDDRYYIIERLHGENVSRLAAESQTAAINLIEKIITENKIECDFTRLNGYLIFKPEERAGVLEREYDACQRAGLNVNIAPQPPISSLGDYPCLEFPGQAEFHMLKYLSAIAEIITSNGGRIFTNIHINKITDGSPASAETKNKIKITAKDIIVATNSPVSDYVAIHTKQASYRTYVIGVRIPKDSVPHALYWDNEDPYHYIRIYKQHKNDILIVGGEDHKTGQEDEPEKRFQELIKWTSERFPMAEHIEYKWSGQVIEPFDGLSFIGKDPENSEHVYIATGDSGMGITHASFAAILLDDMINGRQNDWADIYDPKRITLKAAPEFVREGFNTAIQYIDIITPPEYSDESEIPYGTGAVLSFGKDKYAVYKDHNGKIYKFSALCPHLKCVVEWNKTEKTWDCPCHGSRFEATGKVINGPALTDLKPIK; this is translated from the coding sequence ATGAAACCAGAATCCGGAAAGACTGAATCAATTTGGATGGGGACATTTGATGTCCCCATATTTAATTCATTGAAAAATGATACTAATGCTGATGTATGTATAATAGGTGCAGGAATTACAGGACTAACCTGCGCGTATATGCTGATGAAGTCAGGTAAAAGTGTGATAGTTGTTGATGACGGCAATATCGGAGGAGGTGAATCTTCAAGAACCACTGCGCATATTACAAATGTAATTGATGACCGTTATTACATTATCGAAAGGCTTCACGGAGAAAATGTATCACGTCTTGCTGCTGAAAGCCAGACCGCTGCAATTAACCTTATTGAAAAAATTATTACTGAAAATAAAATTGAATGCGATTTTACCCGCCTGAACGGTTATTTAATATTTAAACCGGAAGAAAGGGCTGGAGTTCTGGAAAGAGAATATGATGCCTGCCAAAGGGCCGGTCTGAATGTTAATATTGCCCCGCAGCCGCCAATTAGTTCGCTGGGAGACTATCCTTGTCTTGAATTCCCGGGACAGGCTGAATTTCATATGCTGAAATACCTTTCGGCGATTGCTGAAATTATCACTTCAAACGGCGGAAGAATTTTTACAAATATACATATAAATAAAATTACTGATGGCTCCCCGGCATCTGCTGAGACAAAAAATAAAATTAAAATTACTGCAAAAGATATTATAGTCGCAACAAACAGCCCGGTCAGCGATTATGTAGCTATACATACCAAGCAGGCTTCATACAGAACCTATGTGATAGGAGTAAGAATACCCAAAGATTCAGTACCTCATGCCTTGTATTGGGATAACGAAGATCCTTATCATTACATAAGGATTTACAAACAGCATAAAAATGATATTCTAATAGTCGGCGGTGAAGATCATAAAACAGGCCAGGAAGATGAACCTGAAAAGCGGTTCCAGGAACTGATAAAATGGACAAGTGAAAGATTTCCAATGGCTGAACATATTGAATATAAATGGTCAGGCCAGGTAATTGAGCCATTTGACGGTTTAAGCTTTATTGGCAAAGACCCTGAAAACAGCGAGCATGTTTATATAGCAACCGGTGACTCAGGTATGGGAATTACACACGCTTCATTTGCAGCTATACTTCTGGATGACATGATAAACGGGAGGCAAAATGATTGGGCTGATATATATGACCCCAAACGTATCACTTTAAAAGCGGCTCCTGAATTCGTCAGGGAAGGTTTTAACACTGCTATCCAGTACATTGATATTATCACGCCGCCAGAATATTCAGATGAAAGTGAGATCCCTTACGGAACCGGCGCTGTTTTAAGCTTCGGAAAAGATAAATATGCGGTTTATAAGGATCATAACGGAAAGATATATAAATTTTCAGCTCTTTGCCCGCATTTGAAATGTGTGGTAGAATGGAATAAAACCGAAAAAACATGGGATTGCCCGTGTCATGGGTCACGTTTTGAGGCCACCGGAAAGGTAATAAACGGACCGGCATTAACAGACTTAAAACCAATAAAATGA
- a CDS encoding lmo0937 family membrane protein, whose protein sequence is MLWTIAIILLVLWLLGMVSSYTMGGFIHILIVLAVVAVLIRLIQGRNPVA, encoded by the coding sequence ATGCTTTGGACAATTGCAATAATATTACTGGTACTTTGGCTTCTTGGAATGGTAAGCTCATATACCATGGGCGGATTTATACATATTCTTATAGTTCTCGCTGTAGTAGCTGTATTGATAAGGCTGATCCAGGGAAGAAACCCGGTAGCTTAA
- a CDS encoding GIY-YIG nuclease family protein: MKFYTYILQSEISGKLYIGQTNDLEDRLIRHNSNQSLSTKNNGPASLHFVSGGKPSR, encoded by the coding sequence TTGAAGTTTTACACTTACATATTACAATCAGAAATATCGGGAAAACTCTATATTGGTCAAACTAATGACCTTGAAGACCGTTTGATACGTCATAATTCAAACCAGTCCTTAAGTACCAAAAATAATGGCCCAGCGTCCCTACACTTCGTGTCGGGGGGAAAGCCGTCCCGATAA
- a CDS encoding GIY-YIG nuclease family protein, protein MKFYTYILQSEISGKLYIGQTNDLEDRLFRHNSNLSLSTKNKGPWKLIFSKEFSSRSEAVLLEMKLKSFKNTSRILRWIELNAG, encoded by the coding sequence TTGAAGTTTTACACTTACATATTACAATCAGAAATATCAGGAAAACTCTATATTGGTCAAACTAATGACCTTGAAGACCGTCTATTCCGCCATAATTCAAACCTGTCCTTAAGTACCAAAAATAAAGGCCCATGGAAACTTATTTTCAGTAAAGAGTTCAGTTCAAGAAGTGAAGCTGTATTACTGGAAATGAAGCTTAAATCTTTTAAAAATACTTCCAGAATTCTGAGATGGATTGAATTAAACGCAGGTTAG
- a CDS encoding 3'-phosphoesterase, giving the protein MSLGTYRKKRNFKKTSEPAGKKKNAGSQLIFVVQKHDASHLHYDFRLELEGVLKSWAVPKGPSMNPADKRLAMMVEDHPFDYKDFEGIIPEGNYGAGEVIIWDTGVYLPVEGGEDKKENEKLFKKAFWKGDLKFVLLGKKLKGEFALVNMKKDEKSWLLIKKKDEYAMETDILKKNKSVISGKTIELLKKSNGRKKTEKK; this is encoded by the coding sequence ATGAGCCTTGGAACTTACAGAAAAAAAAGAAATTTTAAAAAAACAAGTGAACCTGCTGGCAAAAAGAAGAATGCAGGCTCTCAGCTAATTTTTGTAGTGCAAAAACATGATGCCAGCCATTTACATTACGATTTCAGGCTTGAGCTTGAGGGAGTTTTAAAAAGCTGGGCAGTACCCAAAGGACCTTCAATGAATCCAGCAGATAAAAGGCTGGCGATGATGGTCGAAGATCACCCGTTTGATTATAAGGATTTTGAAGGCATTATACCGGAAGGAAATTACGGGGCAGGAGAAGTTATTATTTGGGATACGGGAGTATATTTGCCTGTTGAAGGTGGAGAAGATAAAAAAGAAAATGAAAAGTTATTTAAAAAGGCGTTTTGGAAAGGTGACCTGAAATTTGTTTTGCTTGGAAAGAAACTTAAGGGTGAATTTGCTCTTGTAAATATGAAAAAAGATGAAAAATCATGGCTGCTTATAAAGAAAAAAGATGAATATGCCATGGAAACTGATATACTTAAGAAGAATAAATCAGTTATTAGCGGCAAAACCATAGAACTGCTTAAAAAATCCAATGGCCGCAAAAAAACAGAGAAAAAATAA
- a CDS encoding Ku protein, whose translation MKALWKGSISFGLVNIPVKLYSASQSHTLDLDMLRKGDLCQVRFARVCRDDGKEIPYEDIVKGYKYEEGDYVVLTDKDFENASVEKSHTIDILHFVNEKEIDPVYFEKPYFLEPERSGIKSYALLREAIKQTKKAGIGRFVLKNREHIGLLRIFEDVIIFNQIRYYDEIRDTGELTIPTSKQVTKKEIEMAVDLVKQLSKKYNPKEYKDTYVDELKKIITKKAKGQKVKPKGKEPKPSSAKNLMKLLKQSMKSKAA comes from the coding sequence ATGAAAGCATTATGGAAAGGCTCGATCAGTTTCGGGCTGGTAAATATTCCCGTTAAACTTTATTCAGCATCACAAAGCCATACTCTGGATCTTGATATGCTGCGCAAGGGTGATCTTTGCCAGGTAAGATTTGCCCGCGTTTGCAGGGATGACGGCAAGGAAATTCCTTATGAAGATATAGTAAAGGGTTATAAATATGAAGAAGGCGACTACGTTGTATTAACTGATAAAGATTTTGAAAATGCCAGTGTAGAAAAATCTCATACTATAGATATACTTCATTTTGTCAATGAAAAGGAAATTGATCCTGTTTACTTTGAAAAACCGTATTTTCTCGAACCGGAAAGATCAGGGATAAAATCATATGCCCTGCTCCGTGAAGCAATAAAGCAGACAAAAAAAGCCGGAATAGGAAGGTTTGTATTGAAAAACCGTGAACATATCGGCTTATTACGCATCTTTGAAGATGTTATTATATTCAACCAGATAAGGTATTATGACGAGATCCGTGATACCGGGGAGTTAACTATACCGACTTCTAAACAGGTGACAAAAAAAGAAATTGAAATGGCAGTTGACCTGGTTAAACAGCTGAGTAAAAAATATAATCCGAAGGAATACAAAGATACTTATGTTGACGAGCTAAAAAAAATAATCACCAAAAAAGCAAAAGGCCAGAAAGTTAAGCCAAAGGGTAAAGAGCCGAAACCAAGCTCTGCAAAAAACTTAATGAAGCTGCTGAAACAAAGCATGAAAAGTAAAGCTGCATAA